The following are encoded together in the Peromyscus leucopus breed LL Stock chromosome 1, UCI_PerLeu_2.1, whole genome shotgun sequence genome:
- the Mpeg1 gene encoding macrophage-expressed gene 1 protein, producing the protein MDAAVCTVNSFMALVIIWTMTAHAETDKPLGETAKAGFQTCKDALKLPVLEVLPGGGWDNLRNIDMGRVLDLTYTNCKTTEDGQYIIPDEVFIIAQKESNLEMNSEILDSWVNYQSTTSFSINTELSLFSKVNGKFSTEFQRMKTLQVKDQAVTTRVQVRNLVYTVKNSPTSGLSLGFTKALMDICDQLEKNQTKMAMYLAELLVLNYGTHVITSVDAGAALVQEDHIRASFLLDNQNSQNKVTASAGIAFLNIVNFKLEADYTSQNALTKSYLSNRTNSRVQSMGGVPFYPGITLEIWQKGITNHLVAVDRAGLPLHFFIKTDKLPGLPGPLVKKLSKTVETAVRHYYTFNTHPGCTNVDSPNFNFQANVDDGSCDEKVTNFTFGGVYQECTELSGDVLCQNLEQKNLLTGDFSCPSGYTPVHLLTQTHEEGYSRLECKKKCTLKIFCKTVCEDVFRVAKAEFKAYWCAATGQVPENSGLLFGGVFTDKSINPLTNAQSCPAGYIPLRLFENLKVCVSLDYELGYKFSVPFGGFFSCIMGNPLVNSNASKDIGAPFLKKCPGGFSQHLAIISDGCQVSYCVKAGVFTGGSLLPVRLPPYTRPPLMSQVATNTVIVTSSETARSWIKDPQTNQWRLGDPLELRRAMTVIHGDSGGMSGGEAAGITLAVTVALGVVIALAIYSTRKYKKKEYQAIEEQQSLVGSLATEASDPSPA; encoded by the coding sequence atggatGCAGCTGTCTGCACCGTGAACAGTTTCATGGCCCTGGTCATCATCTGGACCATGACAGCACATGCTGAAACAGACAAGCCTCTTGGAGAGACGGCTAAGGCTGGATTTCAAACATGCAAAGACGCCTTGAAACTACCTGTCTTAGAGGTCTTACCAGGAGGGGGCTGGGATAATCTGAGGAATATAGACATGGGCCGGGTGTTGGACTTGACATATACCAACTGTAAGACCACAGAAGATGGACAGTACATCATCCCCGATGAAGTCTTTATCATTGCCCAGAAGGAGAGCAACCTGGAAATGAACTCAGAAATCCTGGACTCCTGGGTGAATTACCAGAGCACCACCTCATTTTCCATCAACACAGaactctcccttttctccaaAGTCAACGGCAAGTTCTCTACTGAGTTCCAAAGGATGAAGACCCTTCAAGTAAAGGACCAAGCTGTAACCACCAGGGTTCAGGTAAGAAACCTGGTCTATACAGTCAAAAACAGCCCAACTTCAGGACTCAGTTTGGGGTTTACGAAGGCACTTATGGACATCTGTGACCAGCTGGAGAAAAACCAGACAAAGATGGCCATGTACCTGGCAGAACTGTTGGTTCTCAACTATGGCACACACGTAATCACTAGTGTGGATGCTGGGGCTGCACTGGTTCAGGAGGATCACATAAGGGCCTCCTTCCTCCTGGACAACCAGAACAGCCAGAACAAAGtgactgcctctgctgggattgcCTTCTTAAACATCGTGAACTTCAAACTTGAGGCAGACTACACCTCCCAGAATGCTTTGACCAAGAGCTATCTTTCTAACAGAACCAACTCCAGGGTGCAGAGCATGGGCGGGGTTCCATTCTACCCAGGCATCACTCTAGAAATCTGGCAGAAGGGCATCACTAACCACCTGGTGGCAGTAGACCGTGCTGGCTTGCCTCTGCATTTCTTCATCAAGACTGACAAGCTGCCTGGCTTGCCAGGTCCCTTGGTGAAAAAGCTGTCGAAGACAGTGGAAACTGCTGTGAGACACTATTACACCTTTAACACCCACCCTGGCTGCACAAACGTCGATTCCCCCAACTTCAATTTTCAAGCCAATGTGGATGACGGCTCATGTGATGAGAAAGTAACCAACTTCACCTTTGGTGGAGTTTACCAGGAATGCACTGAACTGTCAGGGGATGTTCTTTGCCAAAACCTGGAGCAGAAGAATCTGCTCACTGGTGATTTCTCCTGTCCTTCTGGCTACACCCCTGTCCATTTGCTGACTCAGACCCATGAGGAGGGTTACAGTCGCCTGGAATGTAAAAAGAAGTGCACCCTCAAAATCTTCTGCAAAACAGTGTGCGAAGATGTGTTCCGAGTGGCCAAGGCTGAATTCAAGGCTTATTGGTGTGCAGCCACTGGCCAAGTACCTGAAAACTCGGGACTTCTCTTTGGGGGAGTCTTCACTGACAAGAGCATCAACCCCTTGACAAATGCACAGTCATGCCCAGCCGGCTACATTCCACTGAGACTGTTTGAGAACCTCAAGGTATGTGTTTCTCTGGATTATGAGTTGGGGTACAAGTTTTCAGTACCCTTTGGTGGGTTCTTTAGCTGTATAATGGGGAATCCCTTGGTTAATTCTAATGCATCTAAAGATATAGGGGCACCATTTCTGAAAAAGTGTCCCGGGGGCTTCAGCCAGCACCTAGCCATTATCAGTGATGGATGCCAAGTGTCCTACTGTGTCAAGGCTGGGGTCTTTACAGGAGGGTCTCTGCTCCCTGTGAGGCTCCCACCTTACACCAGACCACCCCTCATGAGCCAAGTTGCCACCAACACTGTCATAGTGACCAGTAGTGAGACTGCCAGATCCTGGATTAAAGACCCCCAGACCAACCAGTGGAGGCTGGGAGACCCACTGGAGCTGCGTAGAGCCATGACAGTCATCCATGGAGACAGCGGCGGTATGTCAGGAGGAGAAGCTGCTGGAATCACTTTGGCAGTCACTGTGGCACTAGGGGTAGTTATTGCCTTGGCCATCTACAGTACCCGGAAGTACAAGAAGAAGGAATACCAGGCAATTGAGGAGCAACAGAGTTTGGTTGGAAGTTTAGCCACAGAGGCATCCGATCCAAGTCCAGCTTAA